In the genome of Flexistipes sinusarabici DSM 4947, one region contains:
- the cmr4 gene encoding type III-B CRISPR module RAMP protein Cmr4, producing MNKEICSILSFYAVSPIHAGSGASVATVDLPIQRERHTGYPIIQASGVKGAMRDHFRNNVKNKSDREYLTNWIFGIDKDNDGEVVFKDGNYVSEKLEENKNYKKLEDKENKITSFPGSISVSDAKLLAFPMRSNLAPFVWVTSPTILKKLTKDLEYLNISETFGDLNIEEDNAKIIKGNFNDNSRIILEDVTVNVNANEKLESEFLNDKFPQVERLLLISDEMFDYCVTSCTEVQTNIKINSEKGTAAEGGLRYQEFLPSDSVLYSVVYFSGKSNELQADAIKKYLQESIDSFFQIGGDITLGKGICNVSWIDGGTK from the coding sequence ATGAACAAAGAAATATGCTCAATACTTTCGTTTTATGCTGTTTCACCAATCCACGCAGGCAGCGGCGCATCTGTTGCAACTGTTGACCTTCCCATTCAGAGGGAAAGACATACCGGCTATCCAATTATCCAGGCTTCAGGGGTCAAAGGAGCTATGAGGGACCACTTTAGAAATAATGTAAAAAACAAATCTGATAGAGAATACTTAACAAATTGGATTTTTGGAATCGATAAGGATAATGATGGCGAGGTTGTTTTTAAAGATGGGAATTATGTTAGTGAAAAATTAGAGGAAAATAAAAATTACAAAAAACTTGAGGATAAAGAAAATAAAATAACCTCGTTCCCCGGATCAATATCTGTTTCGGATGCAAAATTGCTGGCTTTTCCAATGAGATCAAATTTAGCCCCTTTTGTCTGGGTTACATCTCCTACAATTTTAAAAAAGCTAACAAAAGATTTGGAATACTTGAATATTTCTGAAACATTTGGGGATTTAAATATAGAAGAAGATAATGCTAAAATTATAAAAGGCAATTTTAATGATAATAGTAGGATAATTCTGGAAGATGTGACTGTTAATGTTAATGCTAATGAGAAGCTCGAATCCGAATTTTTAAATGACAAATTTCCTCAAGTAGAGAGATTGCTACTTATTTCTGATGAGATGTTTGATTATTGTGTCACTTCATGCACCGAAGTCCAAACAAATATTAAAATAAACTCTGAAAAAGGGACAGCAGCAGAGGGTGGATTAAGATATCAGGAATTTTTGCCATCGGATTCAGTATTATACAGTGTTGTCTATTTTTCTGGAAAATCTAATGAATTGCAGGCAGATGCAATCAAAAAATATCTTCAAGAAAGTATAGATAGTTTTTTTCAGATTGGCGGAGATATCACTTTAGGTAAGGGTATTTGTAATGTTAGCTGGATTGATGGAGGTACGAAATGA
- the cmr5 gene encoding type III-B CRISPR module-associated protein Cmr5, which yields MRTLGQKRAEYALEKVLTISCDKKDFKSLSSGVPSMILQNGFGQTMAFLVAKGTDKDMKIKENDKHIVMFRIIKEWLIKELSTVGFNKNNNEKEFIKEISQLSQMDYLTAQKETLALLEWVKRYANAWFSGEESKNDTGS from the coding sequence ATGAGAACACTTGGTCAAAAAAGAGCAGAATACGCTTTAGAAAAAGTATTAACGATCAGTTGCGATAAAAAAGATTTCAAGTCACTTTCTTCAGGAGTCCCTTCCATGATTTTACAAAACGGTTTCGGGCAAACAATGGCATTTCTTGTTGCAAAAGGAACTGATAAGGATATGAAGATAAAAGAAAACGATAAGCATATAGTTATGTTCCGCATAATTAAAGAATGGCTTATTAAAGAGTTGAGTACTGTTGGTTTTAATAAAAACAACAATGAAAAGGAATTTATTAAAGAGATTTCCCAATTGTCACAAATGGATTATCTTACAGCCCAAAAAGAAACTCTGGCACTTTTAGAATGGGTAAAAAGATATGCTAATGCATGGTTCAGTGGAGAGGAGAGTAAAAATGATACCGGTTCATAA
- the cmr1 gene encoding type III-B CRISPR module RAMP protein Cmr1 has protein sequence MGFNIARYRDIEEKIYEMEIVTPMFLGGADQNDAELRIPSIKGMLRFWWRALYGTDDLEQTIKNESEIFGNTDYKSPTTISFKNQNISISNEKLDNNNFSIYEYLAYGYRVKNNIKNYIEPKSSFSLKLSTLKMQEIENSINALCSFGGLGSKSRNGFGSLKIIDSKKFNTLDFLNQFRKRDMTTYTTISKQSKILFGKQHKTWKEALAEIGELYKQSKYFLKYQGDKRQLIAKSQGSRYAKPYFLHISKLDNDQYQGQILFMPYEYKDSSKTDEYLDTCEQMNEKIEELAGGNKWQ, from the coding sequence ATGGGATTTAATATTGCACGGTATAGAGACATAGAAGAAAAAATTTACGAAATGGAAATTGTTACCCCAATGTTTTTAGGTGGTGCAGACCAGAATGATGCAGAACTGCGAATACCTTCTATAAAAGGAATGCTTCGTTTTTGGTGGCGGGCTTTGTATGGAACAGATGATTTAGAACAAACGATAAAAAATGAGTCAGAAATTTTTGGTAATACAGACTATAAATCACCAACTACTATAAGCTTTAAAAATCAAAATATTTCTATTTCTAATGAGAAGCTAGATAATAATAATTTTAGTATATATGAGTATTTAGCTTATGGATACAGAGTTAAAAATAATATAAAAAACTATATAGAGCCTAAATCTTCATTTTCTTTAAAATTATCAACTTTAAAGATGCAAGAAATAGAGAACTCTATAAATGCTTTGTGTAGTTTTGGAGGACTAGGATCTAAGTCAAGAAACGGTTTTGGCTCACTTAAGATAATTGATTCAAAAAAATTTAATACATTAGATTTTTTAAATCAATTTAGAAAAAGAGATATGACAACATATACTACAATATCAAAACAATCAAAAATATTATTTGGTAAACAGCACAAAACATGGAAAGAAGCACTTGCAGAAATTGGCGAATTATATAAACAAAGTAAATATTTTTTGAAATATCAAGGAGATAAAAGACAGCTGATAGCAAAAAGCCAAGGCAGCAGATATGCAAAACCTTATTTTTTACATATAAGTAAATTAGATAATGATCAATACCAGGGGCAAATATTGTTTATGCCATATGAGTACAAAGATTCAAGTAAAACAGATGAATATCTTGATACCTGTGAACAAATGAACGAGAAAATTGAAGAGTTAGCAGGGGGGAACAAATGGCAATAA
- a CDS encoding type III-B CRISPR module-associated Cmr3 family protein: MYNWYSFEPNDTVFFRGAEPMEKGEDHNANFNFPPPVHTMAGAIRTYFYNIDKKNNEDKFSDIVRIGEEYGGFKLVGPFFKIDEKIYLPAPYSWFVEKSCATSENGKYNIIKGFSIQSDLIKTSSDDLYWAKGESELESIGGKWINYNDLINGSDKAEVKDVKDFYVSELRTGIALNKDHTARESHIYSFNHCRLKKGVSFIFGIDIDDLGNGGILTLGAEQRFGKFKKEDLEINLNTNGELFMSLSLMPASAKVNDSVISTGKIQYLGGWDLHKRFHKPMKGYFPAGTVFNSNFDNCISIN, encoded by the coding sequence ATGTATAATTGGTATAGTTTTGAGCCGAATGATACTGTTTTTTTTAGAGGTGCAGAGCCTATGGAAAAAGGTGAGGACCATAATGCAAATTTCAATTTTCCTCCGCCTGTTCATACTATGGCAGGTGCTATCAGGACTTATTTTTATAATATAGATAAAAAAAATAATGAGGATAAATTTAGTGATATAGTTAGAATAGGTGAAGAATACGGTGGATTTAAATTAGTTGGTCCTTTTTTCAAAATTGACGAAAAAATCTATTTACCGGCTCCTTATTCATGGTTTGTTGAAAAATCATGCGCTACTTCTGAAAATGGAAAATATAATATAATTAAAGGTTTTTCTATCCAATCAGATCTTATAAAAACCTCATCTGATGATCTATATTGGGCAAAAGGTGAAAGTGAACTGGAGTCAATTGGCGGCAAATGGATAAATTATAATGATTTAATAAATGGCAGTGATAAAGCTGAAGTTAAAGACGTAAAAGATTTTTATGTTTCTGAGCTGAGGACAGGAATTGCACTTAATAAAGACCATACTGCCAGAGAGAGCCATATCTATTCATTTAATCATTGCAGATTAAAAAAAGGCGTTAGTTTTATCTTTGGTATTGATATAGATGATCTTGGTAATGGAGGTATTTTAACTCTCGGAGCTGAGCAAAGATTTGGTAAATTCAAAAAAGAAGATTTGGAAATTAATTTAAATACTAATGGTGAGCTTTTCATGAGTCTATCATTGATGCCGGCTTCTGCTAAAGTCAATGATTCAGTAATTTCCACAGGAAAAATTCAATACTTGGGGGGTTGGGACTTACATAAAAGATTCCACAAACCTATGAAAGGATATTTCCCAGCAGGAACTGTTTTTAATAGTAATTTTGATAATTGTATAAGTATAAATTAA
- the csx2 gene encoding TIGR02221 family CRISPR-associated protein: protein MGRKVFLSFLGTGDYKNCNYYFDNQKIDNIIYIQEAVLRIFCKDWYKSDAGFVLTSSDAKNKHWQNLKNGLQDLPFSVEHVDIPTGSCENEIWDIFQTIIDIIKEDDEILIDITHGFRLMPVILSSAISYLESIKKVKIIGIYYGAFETLGTQSEVEKMPVEERNAPIFDLTPTFTIQKWAKAAEIFEETGSVKQIRNLSLIEVSSILKETKGKNQEAQKIKKVVSELYKFVNEIEACRSKETVTKNFQQLKTEINDLKELGVVKPLEGILEKIHKNVSNFQNDIFENSFAIIKWCISYGLVQQAYTFLSETVITFFTKLDYGFDKIWDRDIREKVSYSINSYFKDGANEENISNIKNSINWLSGTDKDEFYNKMDLLKKYRNDMNHCGYREDSLDYKKLTEKIKELNQYFYKILCKGE from the coding sequence TTGATAATCAAAAAATAGACAATATAATATATATTCAAGAAGCTGTATTAAGAATTTTTTGTAAAGATTGGTATAAAAGTGATGCAGGGTTTGTATTAACTTCAAGTGACGCCAAAAATAAACATTGGCAAAATTTAAAAAACGGTTTACAAGATTTGCCTTTTTCGGTTGAGCATGTTGATATCCCCACCGGCTCATGTGAAAACGAAATCTGGGATATATTTCAAACAATCATTGATATAATTAAAGAAGATGACGAAATATTAATAGATATAACTCACGGTTTCAGATTGATGCCAGTAATCCTCTCATCTGCAATAAGCTATCTCGAATCTATTAAAAAAGTTAAAATAATAGGTATTTACTATGGGGCATTTGAAACATTGGGAACTCAGAGTGAAGTTGAAAAAATGCCAGTTGAAGAAAGAAATGCACCTATTTTTGATTTGACTCCAACATTTACAATTCAAAAATGGGCAAAAGCTGCTGAGATATTTGAAGAAACCGGGAGCGTTAAACAAATAAGAAATCTAAGTTTAATAGAAGTATCTTCTATTTTAAAAGAAACTAAAGGTAAAAACCAAGAGGCTCAGAAAATCAAGAAAGTGGTTTCAGAATTATATAAATTTGTGAATGAAATTGAAGCATGCCGCAGTAAGGAAACAGTTACTAAAAATTTCCAACAGCTTAAAACTGAAATTAATGATCTGAAAGAATTAGGTGTAGTCAAACCATTAGAAGGTATATTGGAAAAGATTCATAAAAACGTCAGTAACTTTCAAAATGATATTTTTGAAAATTCTTTTGCCATAATTAAATGGTGTATTAGTTATGGACTTGTACAGCAGGCGTACACATTTCTATCAGAGACCGTTATTACTTTTTTTACGAAACTAGATTATGGTTTTGATAAAATTTGGGACAGAGATATAAGAGAAAAGGTGTCTTATAGTATTAATAGTTATTTTAAAGATGGAGCAAATGAAGAAAACATATCAAATATAAAAAATTCAATTAACTGGCTGTCTGGAACTGACAAAGATGAATTTTACAATAAAATGGATCTTCTAAAGAAATACCGTAATGATATGAACCATTGTGGATATAGAGAAGATTCACTCGATTATAAGAAACTTACTGAAAAAATAAAAGAGCTTAATCAGTATTTTTATAAAATTTTATGTAAGGGGGAATAG
- the cas10 gene encoding type III-B CRISPR-associated protein Cas10/Cmr2, with the protein MAINLPANYWDNKFWAYMHDPFDKCFDIKGHVERAKEIVSIFGIDSPNQDFWKKADGIASGFERGQIVGYSSDEEKSGAVDFLKNPVITHPTGEKSHLKFDLSDASAKQIWEKLKNYLEKEIGKEAGTGGYSDQFEGKPNDFKKARFLYTHLVLRFRLAQDNVGDIGALWHRLPADTRFPDHSIWQHNALVSAIQSCFELGGKDDLGMMVFNISPVQAFISKARKLRDYWTGSVFLSYLAFEGIRWVVENLGPDHILYPSLIDQFLVNEYLRKEWKVKYGVNFLNKESDIASFPNKFLFLLPFSKSEEIAEEVEKSIKQAWKEIYSSVKEGIFQELHMNSDERSYIDSIFNRQNDNFWEFKWASVKMLKEENKDEIKSLLPSKVYNANFDVLKCFNDMIKDKKYYEKSGIGTLYSVSHSLCQSALAAEKNRKTIEREPEPGEKCHICGEFEVVHSNPYEKGMSANEYKTNIDNFWKNLKESWEGEDGSDLKDNEKLCSICLTKRLSYYYIKKYKEHLLFKTFKDSSNFPSTTYMALHDYYIREGIEDENEKIEKAQGIHDSHVSDKEMRYSDKYYALLLMDGDRMGKLVNGETIASTWESIMHPEIFDKLQNGKIESPYSENWQKIFQESPKRNLTPAIHSAISESLGDFAIYGVANIVNNYDGKLIYAGGDDVCAVLPVSNVLKAAEEINDYYKSTFKLIESNQNKINISNISENFKPNPGKLSLSLGKGEEISISAGALICHHKADLTHMIKEAHNLLDKKAKDEGGRNAIAIQLKKRSGGDRFFICKWDDKERLKAFLSIQNKMGEEMSRSLAYRLAELKDGIDAIKNLKGHQESEQNDLLEKFILKQLDRSGKKSEEKEEIAANISKIIFDHQDNFSNEGLIIAGFLHRDEEVANV; encoded by the coding sequence ATGGCAATAAATCTACCAGCAAACTACTGGGACAACAAATTTTGGGCATATATGCATGATCCATTTGATAAATGCTTTGATATAAAAGGTCATGTGGAAAGGGCGAAAGAAATTGTAAGCATCTTTGGGATAGATTCCCCAAATCAGGATTTTTGGAAAAAAGCTGACGGCATTGCTTCAGGCTTTGAAAGAGGACAAATAGTAGGATATAGCTCTGATGAGGAAAAAAGTGGGGCGGTTGATTTCTTGAAAAATCCCGTTATTACACATCCCACAGGCGAAAAATCTCATTTGAAATTTGACTTATCTGATGCAAGTGCAAAGCAGATTTGGGAGAAATTAAAAAATTATCTGGAGAAAGAGATTGGTAAAGAAGCAGGGACTGGAGGGTATTCTGATCAATTTGAAGGAAAACCTAATGATTTCAAAAAAGCAAGGTTTTTATACACCCATCTTGTTTTAAGATTCAGACTTGCACAAGATAATGTTGGCGATATAGGAGCTTTGTGGCACAGGTTACCGGCTGATACAAGATTTCCTGATCATTCTATTTGGCAGCATAACGCTCTTGTATCTGCAATTCAGTCTTGCTTTGAATTAGGTGGAAAAGATGACCTGGGAATGATGGTTTTCAATATATCACCTGTACAGGCTTTTATTTCAAAAGCCAGAAAACTAAGGGATTACTGGACTGGCTCTGTATTTTTATCTTATCTGGCATTTGAAGGAATAAGATGGGTAGTAGAAAATTTAGGGCCTGATCACATACTTTACCCTTCTCTTATCGATCAATTTCTTGTTAATGAATATTTAAGAAAAGAATGGAAAGTTAAGTATGGAGTTAATTTTCTCAACAAAGAAAGTGATATAGCTTCCTTCCCCAATAAGTTCCTATTTTTACTTCCTTTTAGCAAATCAGAAGAAATTGCTGAAGAAGTTGAAAAATCCATTAAACAGGCATGGAAGGAAATCTATTCATCAGTGAAAGAAGGTATTTTTCAAGAACTCCACATGAACAGTGATGAAAGAAGTTATATCGACAGCATTTTCAATCGTCAAAATGATAATTTTTGGGAATTTAAATGGGCTTCAGTCAAAATGCTTAAAGAAGAAAACAAAGATGAAATTAAATCACTCTTACCCTCTAAAGTTTATAATGCTAATTTTGATGTTTTAAAGTGTTTTAATGACATGATTAAAGATAAAAAATACTATGAGAAATCCGGGATAGGTACATTGTATTCTGTTTCACATTCCCTTTGCCAATCTGCACTTGCGGCAGAAAAAAACAGAAAAACCATTGAGCGGGAACCTGAACCCGGTGAAAAATGTCACATTTGCGGAGAATTTGAAGTTGTTCACAGTAACCCTTATGAAAAAGGCATGTCAGCAAATGAGTATAAAACGAATATAGACAATTTTTGGAAAAATTTAAAAGAAAGTTGGGAAGGTGAAGATGGTTCTGACTTAAAGGATAATGAAAAGTTGTGTTCAATATGTCTGACAAAAAGATTGTCGTATTATTATATTAAAAAGTATAAAGAGCATTTGCTATTCAAAACTTTCAAAGATTCTTCTAACTTTCCAAGTACCACATATATGGCTTTGCACGATTATTACATAAGAGAAGGCATTGAAGATGAAAATGAGAAGATTGAAAAAGCTCAAGGCATACACGATAGCCATGTAAGTGATAAAGAGATGCGCTATAGCGATAAATATTATGCTCTTCTTCTTATGGATGGTGACCGTATGGGTAAACTGGTCAATGGAGAGACAATCGCTTCTACTTGGGAATCAATCATGCACCCTGAAATATTTGATAAATTACAGAATGGTAAAATAGAAAGTCCTTATTCTGAAAACTGGCAAAAGATTTTTCAGGAGTCACCAAAGCGGAATTTAACACCCGCCATTCATTCAGCCATCTCAGAGTCCCTTGGAGATTTTGCCATTTATGGTGTAGCAAATATTGTAAACAATTATGATGGAAAGCTCATTTACGCAGGCGGGGATGACGTGTGTGCGGTGCTTCCAGTTTCTAATGTTTTGAAAGCAGCAGAAGAAATTAACGACTATTACAAATCTACATTTAAGCTTATTGAATCTAATCAAAACAAAATCAATATTTCCAACATTTCCGAAAACTTTAAACCAAACCCAGGAAAACTTTCTTTAAGTTTAGGCAAAGGTGAAGAGATTTCCATTTCAGCAGGAGCTTTAATTTGCCATCATAAGGCTGACTTGACCCACATGATAAAAGAAGCTCATAACCTACTTGATAAAAAAGCAAAAGATGAAGGTGGCAGAAATGCCATTGCAATTCAGCTTAAAAAACGCAGTGGTGGTGATAGATTTTTCATTTGCAAATGGGACGATAAAGAACGCCTAAAAGCCTTCCTTAGCATTCAGAATAAAATGGGTGAAGAGATGTCCAGATCTCTTGCCTACAGACTTGCAGAACTAAAAGACGGGATAGATGCAATAAAGAATTTAAAAGGGCATCAGGAAAGTGAGCAAAATGATTTACTTGAAAAATTTATTTTAAAACAACTGGATCGTTCTGGTAAAAAATCTGAAGAAAAAGAAGAAATTGCTGCAAATATTTCAAAAATTATTTTTGACCACCAAGATAATTTTAGTAATGAAGGACTTATTATTGCCGGTTTCCTTCACCGGGATGAGGAGGTAGCAAATGTATAA